TACTTGATTGCGTTGTTTGTTAGGTTGGTCAAAATTTGGTCGACTTTGTCTTCATCGGCAGTGATTTCTGGCAGGTCATCGAGCTCTATCTTGAAGGTATGTTTATTTGTGTATGATTTTTGGACGGTGACAACCTTTTCGATTAGGTTTGGCAAGTTGACAGGCTTAAGGTTGAGTTCCAACGCTCGGCCAGCTTCGATTCTAGAAACGTTCAGCAAGTCGCTAATTAATCTGGTTAGGCGGTCACACTCCGTGTCAATGATTGTGTAGAACTCACGCTGGGTATCGCGGTCGTAATAACCCTCTTCATCCATCAAGAGCGTTGAAATGAAGCCTTTAATCGAAGTCAGAGGAGTTCGAAGCTCATGGGAAACGGTTGATACAAACGCCGTTTTCATTCGCTCAACATTTCGGATTTCTGTAATATCATTAAAGATTGCAACGACGCCTATTGGTTGCTGCTCCTCGCCCTTAACAAGTGCCGTTTGTACTTGATAAATCCTCTCGCTCTCGTCTATACGAAGCGAGATTTCGCTTGCGACTTCTGTATTTTCCGTTAAGCATTGGACAAGTATGTCTTTTACCTTTGGCTCGCCTATTACCTCATAATACATTTTGCCAAGAACATCTTTACCCTGCGCACCAAACATTGACCGCGCAGAGGCATTCATCTGAGTGATTCTGCCATCCTTGTTTACCATTAACAAGCCTGCGTATACACTCTCGATTATGTGTTCAAGGTCTTCCTTCTCCGCGACAAATTCGCGATATATCTGGGCATTCAGAATTACCGCAGTAGCGTTCTTTGCATAGCGTTGAAGCAGGCGGACGTCTTCCTCGGTGAAAATGTTTCCATAGCGCTGGTTGAAAACATGAAGAACACCAATAGTGGTACTCTCAATCACGCGCCCCTCTTCATCGCGTTTTTCAGAAATCAAGGGCACGCAAACACCGTTGCGAACATGGAGAAGAGCAACATTATCCTTGTATGTGCGTTCGTCATTCAACGCATCGTGTATTATGATTGGCTTGCCAGTTCGGAATACCTCGCCCGAAACGCCCTGTGTGGCACGGACTCTGAATGCCTTTATCTCTTCATCGGTCAACCCATAGGCAGGTTTAGTAGCTACAAGTTCACCGCTTTCTTTGTCAAAAAGCATAAACACACACTTTTCGGCGTAGAGAATCTCAGCTGTCTTGCGTACGAACCTTTTAAGGGTCTCCTCAATTTCAGTTATTGGAATCGGCTCACCGCTAGGCTCGGAGAGGCTTCGAATTTTTTGCTCTAGCTCTCTTTTCGCCTTTTCAAGGGTTGCTATATATTGCTTGCTCTCCTCTAACTCTTTTTGGAGTTCTTCAACCCTGGCGAGCAACGCCTCGTTACTGTCGAACATCCGAGTGCTATCACCTTTCCATTCTGGTATCTGCTAATTGAGCGTAAGTTAGTCATCACACCAAAGCATTATAACATAATGGTGCTGTCATCGTCAACTTGCTATTGTACTTCTGCCAAACGAAATATGTGGCTATCTATTATTCATACCCTGCCCAAAGCGTGCCGTTTTTATGATTGACATTTTGGAACAAAAGTTCCATTGGAATTGTCTAAAACAGGGTAATCCCGATTCATTTGTCATTGCCTATAAAAATTATTGCCACAAGGAGGATTTGAAATAGGCAATGTAGAAATATTTTTAGCTACAAACTTTCGAAAGCGAGGGTAAAGCATGGCATTTAGAACAAGGGTATTCATATGTATTCCTATCATAGTAGCCCTGGTTATATCCGCGTCATTCGCCTATGCAGCGGAGGTAAAAGAGCTTCAGCTGGCAGGAATCCGGCTAGGCAGATCGGCGCTGAGCATAATCCAGAAGTACGGCAATCCTACAGAAATAAGGGTTGGGTCTACAAGACAAGCAGCAACAGACACAGGGGCCGGCAGTCCATTCGGTACCGCCGAAGGCCCGCCTCCAGGCATGGGTGGGGCATCAAACCCCTTTGCGGCGCTTGAAGGTCCTCCTCCATCAGCAGGCGGTTCTTCGGCACCGGAGCAATCATCGCCTTTCCAAGGCTCAGCCGGAGGCAAAGCAAACAAGCAGTCAGCTCCCGAGGTTACATGGATCTATCGGTTTCCCAAGAATCATACCCTCGAGTTCATCATCAACCCTGATGGCATAGTAATCCAGATTGCCGCTTTCGGCGTGGATTGGCCTGGCATAGGAACTTCGAAGGGTATTAAGCTCGGAAGCACTTATAAGGACGTTATCATGAAATACGGCTACCCAGAGTCCCACCAGAAGTCCGGAATGCAAATGGTCACAAAATACATTGAAAAGAATAGGGTAGCATTTACATTCTTGGGCAAGACAGTTGTAGGCATCACAATTGCGCTTTGGGACTAGTGCCGTTAACCGAGCGGGGGTTGCTCTGTGTGGCTAGCGCGCGCGACGCCATTGATGAGATTCGGACAAGGCTCAGTATTCTTGACGTCGTATCGGACTATGTTACTCTGAAGCGCGTCGGGAAAAATCACGTCGGGCTCTGCCCATTCCATGCCGAAAAAACACCTTCTTTTACGGTCAGCGAGCAATTTCAAACATGGCATTGTTTTGGCTGTGGCGAGCACGGCGATATTTTCTCATTTGTGATGAAGGCGGAGAGCCTCACTTTCCCAGAAGCCCTTGAACGATTGGCAAAACGCGCGGGAGTAGAGCTTGAGCGCCTTCAAAAACGACATTCAAGCCGCAGAGATGCCCTTAGGGAAATAAACGAAATAGCGGCCTCCTATTATCGGGAGTTGCTAAAACGAACACCAATCGCTATTGAATATCTTCGAAGGCGCGGGCTTGCCGATCAAACTATCGAGCAGTTTAAGCTCGGATACGCCGCAGCTGCTTGGGATGGCTTGGTCTCTTACCTGACCAAAAAAGGCGTGAACTTAGCTTATGCGGCAGAGGCAGGCCTTCTTATCAAAAGCGATCGTGACGGCGGATATTATGACCGTTTTAGGCATAGGATTATTTTTCCGATCTTTGACATACACGAACAGACAATCGGCTTCGGCGGTCGGGCCATCGCCTCCGACGACCAACCAAAATATCTAAATTCGCCGGAGACGCCGCTTTTTAACAAAACAAGAGCGCTTTATGGTCTCAATTTTGCACGTAAAAAGATCGCAGAGCTTGACCAAGCGATTGTTGTTGAAGGCTATACAGACGTCATTGCCTGCCACCAAGCAGGTTTCGAGAACTGTGTAGCCACGTTAGGAACGGCGCTCACTAGGGAACATATTAATGTACTACTACGCTATACAAAGCGGGTAGTGTTAGCTTACGACGCCGATTCTGCGGGAATTTCGGCGGCAATTAGAGGCGCTTCCATGTTTGAAGAAGCTGGGTGCGATGTACGAATAGCCCGACTTCCGGGCGGCGACGACCCAGATAGTGTGCTTAGGAAAGGGCTTGTAACCGAGTTTGCCGCCGCAATTTCAGATGCGCTGCCAATTATAGATTACAGGCTTGCGATACTAATGGAGAGCCATGATCTGTCATCTTATACAGGTAGAGCAGAAATGCTCAAACAGGCTGTAAGGATCTTGGCTGAGATTCCCACTAGTATCGAACGTGAAAAGCATATTAGAAAGCTCGCAAGGTATCATCCGAACTTTGAGACGGGTACAACTAGAGCAGAGGAACACCTAAGGCAGGATATTGAACTAATAGCGCGAAGGCGGCAGAGCATAAAAGGAATAAAAACGCCTATCAATCAATGGTCGAAACCTAAAACAGCCGTTGAGAAGGCTGAAATTTCAATCTTAAGAACACTAATTCGCAACGAGGAGGGAGCGCAACTTATTGTAGAAGCGCTATCAGAAAATGATTTCTCAAACGACCTAACCCGCACAGCGGCAAAAGCGGCGTTCGAAGCCGTTAGGGAAAATGGAGTGGTCGAGCTAAACAAGATAATAGGATCAGTTACAGCTGAAGTCGGCAGATTTCTAAGCGAGCTTGCATTGCGGGAGGACATGCCGCCACTTAATGAAAAAGGTTTGCAGGATTGTATCGAATTGATAAAGAAATCAAAACTTAGGAAAATGAGAACTTCGGACATTCTTGCACCGTATATGAAAGATGGTATAATAGATGCTTCAAAGGATTTGCACGAAGCAGCAATCAGACAAGCTATCGAATTATTTAGAGAAACCGGAAAAGTAGATCCAAAAGCTGGTCCTAAAGGGATGAACGAAAGTGACAGTTGAAGATATTAAAGAAAACGCAGAAATACAAAAACTACTAAACGAAGGCAAACGTAAGGGCATACTTACGTATGACGAGATCAGCGATACTCTGAGCCGCCAAGAAGATATTGATGCGGACCAGATAGACGATCTCCTGCAAACATTTGCCGATGAAGGAATTCAAGTAGTCGAGGAGATCAAAGATGCTGAACTCGTCGAGGAAGCCCCTGTGCCTGAGGAAGCACCCGTCCATGACATCGAGGTTCATGAAGAAGAACTCGCTGCCATGGAAGGACTTCCGCTTGACGACTCGGTTAGGATGTGGCTCCGCGAGATTGGTCGAACTCCGCTCCTAACAATGGAGGAAGAGGTTGCCCTCGCCAAAACAATAGCTGAAGGCGACGGCAAGACTCCGGAAGCTCAAAAAGCAAAGGAAAAGCTAATTCAAGCAAACCTGCGTCTTGTCGTAAGCATTGCAAAAAGATACAGCGGTCGCGGGATGTCATTTCCTGACCTAATTCAAGAAGGGAA
This sequence is a window from Armatimonadota bacterium. Protein-coding genes within it:
- a CDS encoding ATP-binding protein produces the protein MFDSNEALLARVEELQKELEESKQYIATLEKAKRELEQKIRSLSEPSGEPIPITEIEETLKRFVRKTAEILYAEKCVFMLFDKESGELVATKPAYGLTDEEIKAFRVRATQGVSGEVFRTGKPIIIHDALNDERTYKDNVALLHVRNGVCVPLISEKRDEEGRVIESTTIGVLHVFNQRYGNIFTEEDVRLLQRYAKNATAVILNAQIYREFVAEKEDLEHIIESVYAGLLMVNKDGRITQMNASARSMFGAQGKDVLGKMYYEVIGEPKVKDILVQCLTENTEVASEISLRIDESERIYQVQTALVKGEEQQPIGVVAIFNDITEIRNVERMKTAFVSTVSHELRTPLTSIKGFISTLLMDEEGYYDRDTQREFYTIIDTECDRLTRLISDLLNVSRIEAGRALELNLKPVNLPNLIEKVVTVQKSYTNKHTFKIELDDLPEITADEDKVDQILTNLTNNAIKYSPKGGQITITGTSKDGMVTISVADQGMGIPKDHLPKVFERFHRVDNRDTREVGGTGIGLYLVKHLVEAHGGKIWVESELGKGSTFTFTLPITPPSEEEEETKEKEAVA
- the dnaG gene encoding DNA primase, which produces MASARDAIDEIRTRLSILDVVSDYVTLKRVGKNHVGLCPFHAEKTPSFTVSEQFQTWHCFGCGEHGDIFSFVMKAESLTFPEALERLAKRAGVELERLQKRHSSRRDALREINEIAASYYRELLKRTPIAIEYLRRRGLADQTIEQFKLGYAAAAWDGLVSYLTKKGVNLAYAAEAGLLIKSDRDGGYYDRFRHRIIFPIFDIHEQTIGFGGRAIASDDQPKYLNSPETPLFNKTRALYGLNFARKKIAELDQAIVVEGYTDVIACHQAGFENCVATLGTALTREHINVLLRYTKRVVLAYDADSAGISAAIRGASMFEEAGCDVRIARLPGGDDPDSVLRKGLVTEFAAAISDALPIIDYRLAILMESHDLSSYTGRAEMLKQAVRILAEIPTSIEREKHIRKLARYHPNFETGTTRAEEHLRQDIELIARRRQSIKGIKTPINQWSKPKTAVEKAEISILRTLIRNEEGAQLIVEALSENDFSNDLTRTAAKAAFEAVRENGVVELNKIIGSVTAEVGRFLSELALREDMPPLNEKGLQDCIELIKKSKLRKMRTSDILAPYMKDGIIDASKDLHEAAIRQAIELFRETGKVDPKAGPKGMNESDS